Proteins from a genomic interval of Ensifer canadensis:
- a CDS encoding MFS transporter, with protein sequence MTSSLFSAMRNPSIRVSMLAIFLFGFAGAATSPYQSVVGINELGLSDGLYSLLILAAATVNVIVSVSIGILADRIGNYRVLMSTAILFGVVGYGIVYVLPYQSSFLVSVLLFLPIYGAVYTLLFANVRSVARRMSGQDAGALTTGARAAISLAWVLVPGLVGFALAGGDSMLPAYLLASLGCSANLLLVFFSLPNERGVDPGLGKRLSYWTSFGEILAPRIFARVVAVAMITSTLHINAAVLPLIMTNAVGGSVTDIGIIAGVVAFLEVVFIFVWARIQVSLLPAKALALGTVIYIGYMVLLGLSSAPWHIYALTLISAFGAAALITIPITYLQELIADRPGLGSSLISVNIFMSGGLCAALFALGTRISDYSGTALLGGLGGLAGLGLLLLLEGGNRKATTP encoded by the coding sequence ATGACTTCCTCGCTTTTCAGCGCCATGCGCAACCCGTCGATTCGGGTCAGCATGCTGGCGATCTTTCTCTTCGGCTTCGCCGGGGCGGCAACCTCACCCTATCAATCCGTGGTCGGCATCAACGAACTGGGCCTGAGTGACGGGCTCTATTCACTGCTGATTCTGGCCGCCGCGACGGTGAACGTCATCGTCAGCGTTTCCATCGGCATCCTTGCCGATCGGATCGGCAATTATCGCGTGCTGATGTCGACCGCGATCCTGTTCGGCGTGGTCGGCTACGGCATTGTCTATGTCCTGCCCTATCAATCGAGCTTTCTCGTCAGCGTGCTTCTGTTCCTGCCAATCTATGGCGCAGTCTACACGTTGCTCTTTGCCAATGTGCGCAGCGTCGCGCGGCGCATGAGTGGGCAGGACGCCGGCGCTCTGACGACCGGCGCGCGCGCGGCGATTTCGCTTGCCTGGGTATTGGTGCCCGGGCTGGTGGGCTTTGCGCTTGCCGGTGGCGACAGCATGCTGCCCGCCTATCTGCTCGCCAGCCTCGGATGCTCGGCCAACCTGCTTCTGGTCTTCTTCTCCTTGCCGAACGAGCGCGGCGTCGATCCGGGCCTGGGCAAGCGCCTTTCCTATTGGACATCCTTCGGCGAGATCCTTGCGCCGCGCATCTTCGCGCGCGTGGTCGCGGTGGCAATGATCACCTCGACATTGCATATCAACGCGGCCGTCCTGCCGCTGATCATGACCAATGCCGTCGGTGGTAGCGTCACGGATATCGGCATCATCGCCGGCGTTGTCGCTTTTCTAGAGGTGGTCTTCATCTTCGTCTGGGCGCGCATCCAGGTGAGCCTGCTGCCGGCGAAGGCACTGGCGCTCGGGACGGTCATCTATATCGGCTACATGGTCCTGCTCGGACTGTCGTCGGCGCCGTGGCACATCTATGCGCTGACGCTGATCAGCGCCTTCGGCGCTGCCGCGCTGATCACGATCCCCATCACCTACCTGCAGGAATTGATTGCCGACCGGCCGGGGCTCGGAAGCTCGCTGATCTCGGTCAACATCTTCATGAGCGGCGGCCTTTGCGCGGCGCTCTTTGCACTCGGCACCCGCATCAGCGACTATTCGGGAACAGCACTTCTTGGAGGTCTTGGCGGATTGGCGGGCCTTGGGCTACTGCTCTTGCTCGAAGGCGGCAATCGGAAAGCGACCACCCCGTAA
- the hutU gene encoding urocanate hydratase, producing MNNPRHNIRDVRAPQGTTLNAKSWMTEAPLRMLMNNLDPNVAENPHELVVYGGIGRAARTWADFDKIVETLKDLNEDETLLVQSGKPVGVFRTHKDAPRVLIANSNLVPHWATWDHFNELDKKGLAMYGQMTAGSWIYIGTQGIVQGTYETFVEAGRQHYGGSLKGKWVLTGGLGGMGGAQPLAAVMAGASCLAVECNPDSIDFRLRTRYVDEKAETLDEAMEMIARWTKNGEAKSVGLLGNTAEILPEMVRRGIRPDMVTDQTSAHDPVNGYLPKGWTMAEWKAKRESDPKAVEKAARASMREHVEAMIAFQDMGIPTFDYGNNIRQVAKEEGLENAFAFPGFVPAYIRPLFCRGIGPFRWAALSGDPEDIYKTDVKVKELTPGNTHLHNWLDMARERISFQGLPARICWVGLGDRHRLGLAFNEMVRNGELKAPVVIGRDHLDSGSVASPNRETEAMKDGSDAVSDWPLLNALLNTASGATWVSLHHGGGVGMGFSQHSGVVICADGTDDAAKRLERVLWNDPATGVMRHADAGYDIALDCAKDKGLRLPGILGN from the coding sequence ATGAACAATCCGCGCCACAATATTCGCGACGTGCGCGCCCCACAGGGCACCACGCTCAACGCCAAGAGCTGGATGACCGAAGCGCCGCTGCGCATGCTGATGAACAACCTCGACCCGAACGTGGCAGAAAACCCGCACGAGCTGGTCGTCTATGGCGGTATCGGCCGCGCCGCCCGCACGTGGGCCGACTTCGACAAGATCGTCGAAACCCTGAAGGACCTCAACGAAGACGAGACCCTGCTCGTCCAGTCCGGCAAGCCGGTCGGCGTCTTCCGCACCCACAAGGATGCGCCGCGCGTCCTGATCGCCAACTCCAACCTGGTGCCGCATTGGGCAACCTGGGACCACTTCAACGAGCTGGATAAAAAGGGTCTGGCGATGTACGGCCAGATGACGGCCGGCTCGTGGATCTACATCGGCACGCAGGGCATCGTTCAGGGCACCTACGAAACCTTCGTCGAGGCCGGCCGCCAGCATTACGGTGGCAGCCTCAAAGGCAAGTGGGTGCTGACAGGTGGTCTGGGCGGCATGGGCGGCGCACAGCCGCTGGCAGCCGTCATGGCCGGTGCATCCTGCCTCGCCGTCGAGTGCAACCCGGACTCGATCGACTTCCGCCTTCGCACCCGCTACGTCGATGAAAAGGCGGAAACGCTCGACGAGGCGATGGAGATGATCGCCCGCTGGACGAAAAACGGCGAAGCCAAGTCCGTCGGCCTGCTCGGCAACACCGCCGAAATCCTGCCGGAAATGGTTCGCCGCGGCATCCGCCCGGATATGGTCACCGACCAGACCTCCGCGCATGATCCGGTCAACGGCTACCTGCCCAAGGGCTGGACCATGGCCGAGTGGAAGGCCAAGCGCGAGAGCGACCCGAAGGCTGTCGAAAAGGCTGCGCGCGCCTCGATGCGTGAACATGTGGAAGCCATGATCGCCTTCCAGGACATGGGCATCCCGACCTTCGACTACGGCAACAACATCCGCCAGGTCGCCAAGGAAGAGGGCCTCGAAAACGCCTTCGCCTTCCCCGGCTTCGTGCCGGCCTATATTCGCCCGCTCTTTTGCCGCGGCATCGGCCCGTTCCGTTGGGCCGCACTCTCCGGCGATCCGGAAGACATCTACAAGACCGATGTCAAGGTCAAGGAACTGACCCCCGGCAACACCCACCTGCACAATTGGCTCGACATGGCGCGCGAGCGCATCTCGTTCCAGGGACTGCCAGCACGCATCTGCTGGGTCGGTCTCGGTGATCGCCATCGGCTCGGCCTCGCCTTCAACGAAATGGTCAGAAACGGCGAGCTCAAGGCTCCTGTTGTCATCGGCCGCGATCACCTCGACTCCGGCTCGGTCGCCTCGCCGAACCGCGAAACGGAAGCGATGAAGGACGGCTCGGACGCCGTCTCCGACTGGCCGCTGCTCAACGCCCTCTTGAACACTGCGTCCGGCGCCACCTGGGTGTCGCTGCACCATGGCGGCGGCGTCGGCATGGGCTTCTCGCAGCATTCGGGCGTCGTCATCTGCGCCGATGGCACTGATGATGCCGCCAAGCGACTTGAGCGTGTACTCTGGAACGACCCGGCCACCGGCGTCATGCGCCACGCCGATGCCGGCTACGACATCGCGCTCGACTGCGCCAAGGACAAGGGCCTGCGCCTGCCGGGCATCCTCGGCAACTGA